The proteins below come from a single Pichia kudriavzevii chromosome 2, complete sequence genomic window:
- a CDS encoding uncharacterized protein (PKUD0B06640; Pfam Domains: GRAM(5.2e-25)): MDSVLKQRRVSSIPRLPDDDSGEVITSLPPLEKSLPPLPLASSSRKFNSADDIQSNMSTPSTSSSTTQSSLNVAKKSEPTVSTTTTHISYQNLKEDVSVESLGSQLDHLNESDETQKHTQSETEAEIDFQKGGIVVESGNGTEMLSYRRHSRKGTQTENIRVLPTTPKTTNNSAMSSPQTSITTSYAINSTIPDYLATPKQKAIDYNLYTDEKYLDTQFRYASNKRDDEFHRMFPDIPKGDRLLDDFSCALSREILLQGRMYVSEHYLCFNSSLLGWVTSLVISLDEIQKFERKSTVGLFPNGIIIETREAKHIFASFISRDQTLNFLETIWSKSVSLSQKNHEKIREYESLSSRTSYEGLHEGVKLLSEKDLYTIDGDTSNEESDSESSGDQVDYSNSIKSDAAYVISPDSESRYPGPKVYQASSYSIDYEATGETVVLEKDYQIPLGLLFEIFFGDDISFHKNMMVLNDGENFTDYGGLNMEGDKRSFEYDKKLNYPIGPSSTRVYCTEKLEHLDYEDHIEVLNITKTPNVPSGSSFDCRTRYLFKWSQNGKSKLIITFKLEWSGTSWFKNIIESSAKSGQMKAANDVDVELLKTIPQKMLDNEVSYEDTNPLSIQSRKTDKRFPGPKSQSASTYSFNYKENNETVVLDTEFSIPMGLLFQIIFGDDLTFHKRLMELGGSSNISEYQGLVEGRRERSYEYDKALNYSIGPKSTHVYCTEKILHLDYNDHIEVLNISKTPDVPSGSAFDCRTRFLFKWGETGSTKLIISYKLEWTGSSWFKGVIESSALSGQKKVGEDVNIELLKIIPQKVIEFGVNDETTQIEEEIKEVRKETRADKNVLPIEKEVGFFDCHFLSKQVIETPFGAVAITRIIVILLLIILMQFGVIMYQFKTLKHILKCQTESLSVISEHLLNLENHPAANQGDIIF, translated from the coding sequence atggACTCGGTATTGAAACAGAGAAGAGTATCATCTATTCCCCGACTTCCGGATGACGATTCTGGAGAAGTCATTACCTCTTTGCCCCCGCTAGAGAAATCCCTTCCCCCACTACCTTTAGCTTCCTCGTCACGGAAGTTCAACTCTGCAGATGATATACAGAGCAACATGAGTACACCTTCTACTTCATCAAGTACTACACAGTCTTCGTTGAATGTGGCTAAAAAGTCTGAACCTACAGTTTCTACAACAACCACACATATCAGTTATCAGAATCTGAAGGAGGATGTTTCTGTTGAATCACTAGGCAGCCAGTTGGATCACCTCAATGAATCAGATGAGACTCAAAAGCATACTCAATCGGAAACCGAAGCTGAAATcgattttcaaaaaggtGGGATTGTTGTAGAGTCGGGAAATGGTACCGAAATGTTGTCATATAGAAGGCACAGCAGGAAGGGAACGCAGACCGAGAATATTCGAGTTTTACCAACAACTCCCAAGACAACTAACAACTCTGCCATGTCATCTCCACAAACATCTATTACTACCTCATATGCTATCAACAGCACTATTCCAGATTATTTAGCAACTCCTAAACAAAAAGCGATTGACTATAACTTGTACACagatgaaaaatatttagaTACCCAATTCAGATATGCTTCAAACAAGagagatgatgaattcCATCGTATGTTTCCAGACATACCTAAAGGTGATCGTTTACTGGATGATTTTAGTTGCGCATTGAGTAGAGAAATACTACTACAGGGTAGAATGTATGTTTCTGAACATTATCTATGTTTTAACTCAAGTCTACTTGGTTGGGTGACTTCATTGGTGATTTCACTTGATGAGATTCAGAAATTTGAGAGGAAGTCTACGGTGGGTTTGTTTCCTAATGGAATAATTATTGAAACAAGGGAAGCGAAACATATATTTGCAAGTTTTATATCAAGAGATCAGACTCTAAattttttggaaacaaTTTGGTCGAAGTCTGTAAGTTTGAGCCAGAAAAATCATGAGAAAATTAGGGAATATGAATCGCTATCTTCTAGGACTTCATATGAAGGACTACATGAGGGTGTCAAGTTACTTTCTGAAAAAGACCTATATACCATAGATGGTGACACGTCGAATGAAGAAAGTGATTCTGAAAGTAGTGGTGACCAAGTTGATTACTCAAATTCTATCAAGTCCGATGCAGCATATGTGATAAGCCCTGATAGTGAAAGCAGGTACCCAGGTCCTAAGGTTTATCAAGCTTCATCCTATTCAATAGACTATGAAGCTACTGGGGAAACTGTTGTCTTGGAAAAAGATTATCAGATTCCTTTGGGGCTactttttgaaatattttttggaGATGATATTTCATTTCATAAAAACATGATGGTACTGAATGATGGTGAAAATTTTACAGATTATGGAGGCTTGAACATGGAAGGTGATAAGagaagttttgaatatgaTAAGAAGCTTAATTATCCAATTGGGCCAAGCTCGACTCGTGTTTATTGTACTGAGAAATTAGAGCATCTAGACTATGAGGACCATATCGAAGTATTGAATATTACCAAAACTCCTAACGTTCCTTCAGGTTCGTCTTTCGATTGTAGAACTAGGTATCTATTTAAATGGTCACAAAACGGGAAATCAAAACTTATCATAACTTTCAAATTAGAATGGTCTGGTACCTCATGGtttaaaaatattattgaaagtTCGGCGAAGAGCGGACAAATGAAAGCTGCTAATGACGTTGATGTTGAGCTGCTAAAAACCATACCTCAGAAAATGCTTGATAATGAAGTTTCCTATGAAGATACGAATCCACTTTCTATACAATCACGCAAAACTGATAAGAGATTTCCAGGTCCAAAATCGCAATCAGCCTCCACTTATAGTTTCAactataaagaaaataatgaaactGTTGTTTTGGACACTGAATTTTCTATTCCTATGGGACTTTTGTTTCAAATCATATTTGGAGATGATTTGACGTTCCATAAACGCCTAATGGAGCTAGGTGGTAGTAGTAATATTAGTGAGTACCAAGGTTTGGttgaaggaagaagagaaagaagcTATGAATATGATAAGGCCTTAAACTATTCCATCGGGCCTAAATCGACACATGTCTACTGCACAGAgaaaattcttcatttaGATTATAATGATCATATTGAAGTTTTAAATATCAGTAAGACTCCTGATGTCCCATCTGGTTCAGCATTCGATTGTAGAACTAGGTTTTTATTCAAATGGGGGGAAACTGGTAGCACAAAACTCATTATAAGTTATAAATTAGAGTGGACTGGTAGCTCATGGTTTAAAGGTGTGATCGAGAGTTCGGCGCTTAGTGGACAGAAAAAAGTTGGTGAAGACGTTAATATTGagcttttgaaaattattCCACAAAAAGTCATTGAGTTTGGTGTTAATGATGAGACTACTCAAATAGAAGAGGAAATCAAGGAAGTAAGAAAAGAGACGAGAGCTGACAAAAATGTCTTACctattgaaaaagaggttggtttctttgattgtcattttttatcaaaacaagTCATCGAAACCCCATTTGGAGCTGTCGCTATCACGAGGATCATCGTCATTCTCCTTTTAATCATTTTGATGCAGTTTGGAGTAATCATGTACCAGTTTAAGACATTGAAACATATTTTGAAGTGTCAAACCGAAAGTTTATCTGTTATTAGTGAacatttgttgaacttAGAGAATCATCCAGCAGCCAATCAAGGggatattattttttga
- a CDS encoding uncharacterized protein (PKUD0B06650; similar to Saccharomyces cerevisiae YGR053C; ancestral locus Anc_4.193) — translation MARLAYKVDFKRGLPVPLIFHSMTIPINRNLALVARTQYASPVVVYPPPRVGKCALDNGVNITRWEVRISGSDTLQYSSGNNNKISNKKPEVDTEYLRRKANLGSMVQILQVKVPKMLNKLPPKEIISKNITLRVLPNQFPNLPQFKGYLLYSTALKAIQKLLSMFYLNPDSEIHVTNIKIIEPTNSMSSDELINLSIDNTLLENEKLENIPNQDASKYTTKIKVKWRTCLSGCQHLRDKKTRDAKFGSYSLDNFDWTKFLKSPNPLETVSLLEAKKTLEGFAKSLDPSGNNNENVGRVLTGVFIFELDAKNEKITVMTIDNMEILESEEMNYSDNILAA, via the coding sequence ATGGCCAGACTGGCTTATAAAGTTGACTTTAAGAGAGGTTTGCCTGTTCCTTTGATCTTTCATAGTATGACTATTCCCATCAACAGGAATCTTGCACTGGTGGCAAGAACTCAATATGCGTCTCCAGTGGTGGTGTACCCCCCTCCAAGAGTCGGAAAATGCGCACTTGACAACGGAGTCAATATTACGAGATGGGAAGTACGTATATCTGGATCGGACACACTCCAGTATTCCTCAGGGAACAATAACAAGATATCTAATAAAAAGCCCGAAGTTGATACCGAATATCTAAGAAGAAAGGCCAATTTGGGTTCAATGGTGCAAATATTGCAGGTAAAAGTTCCAAAAATGTTAAACAAGCTGCCCCCAAAGGAAATTATCTCTAAAAATATCACACTAAGAGTTTTACCTAATCAATTTCCTAATTTACCACAATTTAAAGGCTATCTATTATATTCCACAGCTCTGAAAGCAATCCAAAAACTCCTTTCCatgttttatttgaatcCAGATTCTGAAATTCATGTGacaaatatcaaaataatagaaCCGACAAACTCTATGTCTTCCGATGAACTCATTAACTTGTCAATTGATAACACTTtattagaaaatgaaaagttggaGAACATTCCTAATCAGGATGCTTCCAAGTATACTACGAAAATAAAGGTTAAATGGAGAACTTGTCTTTCCGGTTGTCAACATCTAAGAGATAAAAAAACCAGAGATGCCAAATTTGGTAGTTACAGCCTCGACAATTTCGACTGGAccaaatttttgaagtCTCCAAATCCATTGGAGACAGTTTCCTTATTAGAGGCAAAGAAAACCTTAGAGGGATTTGCCAAGTCTTTGGACCCATCAGGaaataacaatgaaaatgtgGGACGCGTACTCACTGGggttttcatttttgagCTAGATGCTAAGAATGAGAAAATTACAGTAATGACAATTGATAACATGGAAATCTTAGAGAGTGAAGAAATGAATTATAGTGATAACATCCTAGCGGCATAA